The DNA sequence gtaattacatgCATTAGTTATAcatgaaacaagaaaacaatgtttCCACTTGAATTCCAATCTCTCAAGTATATACaatatttttctgtcatatcaaatttcaaaaacgataatGGTGTGCAGCTTATTCTCTTTTGCTATAAACTCCTGATTGTTTCTATCGTACTGTATTCTTAGTGTTCCATGCTGTCCAAGGTCAACTTGTAAAACACTTTGCGCGAGTAAACCTGTATCTATACTTCGGCTAGTTGCACAGTGCTTTTCAACTCGAGCAATTGGTATAAATTCTCCTGGACTGTATTCTTGATCGATACTGTACCCGAAGTTTCTGAAGATACATAAAAAAAGCTTTAACAACAATGCCATAAGGTTAGCATTATATAGTAGTCAACAAATTAAAGATCAGTAAATAATTATGTCAGGATCAAGCTGAATATATTCTTACAAAGTGTCTACGGTAGATGCGTTTCCAATATTTCATGTCTTCATGGCGACAAATAATAGGTTGTTTGATGTATATATGTAGAGTCCGTTGATCTTTGAAATGTATAGTGAAGTCAaattagatttattttaaaatgtcatttttattcgTTTTTGATCAACACGCTTCGTATAATATGAAAACACAAAACATACTCTGTTCCGTCGCAAACTTTTTTTGAGAAATGAATGCTGCTGTAGATGAAATATTTCCCTCCACTTCTCACATGAATGCCACCGTCGTCGTACGACAAGTCGCCTGATTGCACCTCTTCTGACCAATGGATACTAGTTTCACCAGCTAAAAGACGATACATTTAGATGTCGGAAATTGGAAATAAAACTGTTTGGAAACAGTAAATTAGAATAGTTTTTAGCATTTACTTAAACCATATTTAGTTCAAACGTGTATAATGCACGATGAACCGTACCAATTATTGTTGGCTACGTCTTTTGCTTTCTATTTAAGAGAAGTTCTcttcttaatgtattttaaagtaaacGGGTACAGTGTGGTACAATGTGTGTAACCGGTTTGATATTTCCGAAAACATCTGAATGAAACCAACAGTCGTAGATTGTAAATTGTACAATGATTGCTTAAAAGGAGGCTGATCTTCTGTAATTTTGAACTCCTCCTAACGGAAAAAAACACGTATCAAATTTGGCCATGTAGTACCTGTTCCTGACAAATGCAGTGCCGAGCGCCTATGATTCAGCACAGTGTTTATAAGCTGGTTGTTTTTCTGTATTGTAGACCACATAACAGTTTCTCTCCGAATGTCATAATCTGTTCCCTCTGtcacatttgttttgtttgagcTGAACAAAGCATTCTCTAAAATGTTAGTGTCTTCTTTCAAATCTTCAATACCTGAAATAAATTAAGCTATTCACGTATTCTTATCATCTTGAATGTTATGTTAATATATATCTATTGAGAAGTCTTTTATGTCTTTCAAAAAAGTTGATTGTAATgacaatctgattaaaatcatctccaattaacgctacgcattGAATCTGAAGACAGGCTATTCAGGGTGTGTATGCATAttggatccctctctgtggtaaatgagaaaacggatccctctctgttcgcgcccAGGGCCCAGGACCTTCTTTTGTGGTAAACAATGAGCTCTAACGACAGGGAGCTTGGAAAATCGGAATTTTCGTTCTGATCACAGGTATGTGCAAAAAAACATGAACCACGGGatgacgtagctatataccattgctttttagctcgcctgagccgAAGGCTTATGGTGAGTTATTAGGATCGatgaatgtccgtcgtccgtccgttcacatttagtttgtttacactctagcaaccacaattttgaagcaattttaatcaaacttggtcacagtgTTTTTGGTCACAAGACCTCAGACGAGTTCGATTATGGGCTAGATCGGATTAGCATGTCCAGAGTTAcgtgcccttgattgacaaaatttgctatatttcactttgtttatattctagcatcttcatttcttcaccagtccTTATCATATTTACATAGAATGTATAGGACCccaagatcttggatgagttcaattaTGGGTAGGAGTAGAGTTATGTTccccttgatttacaaaaaatactatattttacGTTGTTTACACTCTAACACCTTCATTTCTTCACAATCCAAAACATATTTACGAAGTATATGTATTTATTGCCATtagatcttggatgagttcaattttgaacaaaatcagaaTGTGTATGAGCATAAGATCTCAGATGAGTTCGATTATGAGTGAAGTGAAATCTGACCATTAGGACTAGAGTTTCTTGCCCTTGATTTTACAGATATTGCTATATTTCAAAGttatcttgttaacactctagagtccacaatttaagtttgaaactgttgagaattggtcagattgtttgtcttgatgacctctaggtcaaattcgaatctgggtcatgttggctcaaaaactagttcacccggtcaaatcaaaggaaaagcttgttaacaatctggaggccacatttatgaccctatctgtttgaaacttggtcagaatatttatcttgataatctttaggccaagtttgaatctgggtcatgtggggtcaaaaactaggacactaggcctgatcaaaggaaaatcttgtaaccactctagagaccacatttatagTTTGAAATttatgagaattagtcagaatgtttgtcttgattacttctaagccaagttcgaatatgggtaatgtggggtcaaaaactaggtcatccgataaacaagatcaaagaaaaaccttgtgtatccaACAGGGGCTGCCTTTAACGCTTGATCTCCATGAAATCTgatcagaatgttcgtcttgataaaatttaggtttcatttgaatatgggtcatctgggttcaaaaagtaggtcatcccataaaaaaatcaaagaaaaaccttgtgtatgcaataggggctgcattttatacttGATCTTCAGGAAAtgtgatcagaatgtttatcttggtcaaatctaggtcaaatctgaatatgggtcatctgggatcaaaaactaggtcacccggtcaaatcaaagaaaaacattgtgtttgcaaCAGGGGcagcattttacactggatctttatgatatttaatcagaatgtttgtcttgatgaaatctaggtttaGTTAGActatgggtcaactggggtcaaaaactaggtcacactgtcaaatcaaagaaaaacattgtgcatgcaataggggctgcatttttcgctggatcttcatgaaatgtaatCAGAATGTATTTCtcgatgacatctaggtcaaggttgaatatggatcatctggagtcaaaaactaggtctattggtcgaatcaaaggaaaactcTATGTGTGTGCAACAGggtaatcagaatgtttatcttgatgaaatctaggtcaagagtGAATTTGGAatatctggaatcaaaaactaggtctattggttgaatcaaaggaaaactttatGTGTGCGCAATAGGGGCTGCTTTTTTCACTAGATATATGTTAAATTCTTGGTGCAATTTAGgccaggtttgaatatgggtcatctggggtaaaaaaaagtCGGTCACCcggtcaactcaaagaaaaactttgtgtatgcaacaggggcTACATTTTTCGctgcatcttcatgaaatgtaATCAGAATGTATTTCtcgatgacatctaggtcaaggttgaatatggatcatctggagtcaaaaactaggtctattggtcgaatcaaaggaaaactcTATGTGTGCGCAACAGGGGCTGCTTTTGTCACAAGATATAAGTTAAATTCgatcagaatgatcttcttgatgtaatctaggtcaggtttgaatatgggaaatctggggtcaaaaacttggtcaccaggtcaaatttaacaagaaaacttgtgaatgcaataggggctgcatttttaacGGGATATTCGTGGAATTTGAACAGATTATTTGTATTGAtcaagtctaggtcaagtttgaatataggtcatcaggggtcaaaaagtaggtcattctatcaaataaaataaaaacttggtgtgtgcagtaggggctgcatttttcatctgatatGCATGGATCTTGGAAAGAATGTTTATATCTATTAAATCTCGGATGTTTTATCTGGGTCAcgtgagttcaaaaactaggtcaccaagtcaaataaaagaaaaagcttgtttacactctaggggccacatttttgattcagtctttataaaacttggtcagaatgtttgttatcacgaagtcttgaaggatttcgaatctgggttacgttgggtctaaaactaggtaactaggtcaaatcaaaggaaaagattgtttacACTTTAGACGCCACTTTGTGGCTTCAATATTCACGAATCTTTGTTAGAATGTAGGTCTCTATGAAATCTTTGacgagttttaatctgggtcatgttgggtgaaaaactatgtcactaggtcaaatcaaagaaaaagcttatttacactcaagaggccacagctttgatccaatcttaacgaaaatttgtcagaacatttgtctccatgaaatctcatACGGATTAAAAATTGGGTCAgtttggttcaaaaactagatcacaaggctaaatcaaataattctaaagtccatatttttactccagtcttcatgaaacttggttagaatgttaatctcaTCGAAAACTCGGACGAACCCGCtcgcttagttcaatagggaaagcgcagatctacggatctcggaatcgtgagttcgagccccgggcgaggcgtatgttctccgtgacgatttgataaaagattgtgtgtgaaatcattcgtccttcacctctgattcatgtaggaaagttggcagttacatgcggagaacaggtttgtactggtacagaatcctagAACattggtttggttaactgccagccgttacataactgaattactgttgaaaaacggcattaaattcaaaacaaaacaaaagaacttggacgaatttgaaactgggtcatgtggattcaaaaactgggtcactagttcaaacatgtttacactgttatagtgtacTCAgctgagcgacctagggccatcttggccctcttgttatcgttacatttgttttatcatttgacacaagtccaaacgaagatggaatgtagacggaGTGTACTGGCTCGGATGAACAACTTGCggtgtttatgaaacttaaatacaactttccttgaatatagcaaatatctagtaccttagatgtgaattCGTTGATCCGATCctatttgtaaatacactttatgtggctattttgaccatgtttccTTAAAAAACGCCATACTCTCGATTTCGTTAAtacacgggatccctctcagtcggtgcaattttgcctcacaggacccctcttgactctctgcacccGGAACTGGAACCCTCTTTGACAAAGTTTTCTATCGGATCCTGCACCCTCAACTTCAATGTTAGAATTATTAgatggtattcttattgaaaacaacaatttttttctaaGGGAAATAAATCATAGTATTTTTACTTCCCTTAATATgctttttaattgaaaataaattagcaATTTCACATAATatgcatacaatgtatttaaatattattatcaaatttacctaTACCTTAGTGATACTCAAATTACTTTTAAACTAGAATTTGTATAATGTGATTTGACACAAAGAGGGGCTATTCATGCATAGCAAGGTCTGAAAAGGGGGCATTTCAGTGACACATCTGTACCATAACAAACCCCCGTCCACCCGGGCACACAAGTctgtattattacatactcgtttatATTCTCCGGtgagttacaatggtaccggaaatgtcaatatttttccatacactgactttcatatcgggtgcgtggcgtaatttaattaattcttttatttagttcttatttaggttatttaacaaatttataacaGTTACATCATTTTTATGCGTGTACATGCGTATGTACAAAAAGGTTACTATCTTTAcatcggtaaatatgcactcgtccgttagcggaagaatattgcgctcctaaagtcgcgcagaaCTCGTACATATTTCCCCACCAATATTTATACGAATACCATCTCATAATTCTAACACTGAAGAgccggtgccgatagaaaattAATTGTGTCTGAGAGGGTTCTCGTGCTGGATGCTGAGAGttaagagggatcctgtgaggcaaaattgcgctgactgagagggatcccgtgcattaacaaaatcgaaagtagggcgtttttgagtaaacatgatgaaaataaccacTTGAAgtgtatttacaaaaaaagatgAGACCAACGGCTTCAAatctaaggtactagatacttgctttattcaaggaaagtcgtatttGAGTTTCATAAACTACGCACGATGTTCATCCGAGCCAGTACCCCTCGTTTACTTGCTATTGAGACTCATgtcttgctttcaacattttgaaagtgaaagtagaagttttaaaaaatcggaAACTAATTAACCTGGGATTCCAGTTTTCGATATACGGGTTTATAATTCTATTAAGAAAGCTTATAGAGgttgtttttctcttttttcccctttaaaattgaaaaaacaaacgTAAGAGACACCGAAGGTAATCTGCCTCagttataaagttttatatttaaccATCGATAAGTACGTGTTCCGCTgtgtggtgtattggtcaagaaggcaggaaaatatttatttccgcggcggtccgggttcgattcccgactcgggctTGATTTTGTTTTGAGCTCACATTTTTTAAGgatagtttagacaaaatatcatgttcttatgttcataatataatgaaacatttattCTAAAGAAAATTGTTAGCCAAAATCTGAGTCCAGTCCTTTTTAGCCAAACGCTTGTTGAAACAattcgtctgattggttcaaataaaaatagattgctggatataaaaatagtaatattggaaatccgattatacagAGACTGaaggaaaaaaacttttgcaTTCTTGAGATAAGAAATCATTCAACATTTCTTCTTAAACGGTTGATCAGACATAGGAAAACAACTCTacagaaaacaataatttcatcaaattttggtttagaacataaaataaaacaatagaacTTACTTGACTTTAAATTTCTTACTTCCGAATTGTATTCATTCAagttctgcaaataaaaaaatagttcTTTCCTAACTACAagtaagtaataaaatatatcagaatagATAGCACTGTATCTAAGACAATAATACGTCAGAAATAAAGAGATCTAcgacataattatttttaaacacaGTTACCTAACTGGTACGGCACGTCATAATCTGGTATTCTCTGTTTATTTGTTTCCGAAAAGTAGATTAATTATTTTAAAGCTATTTATGGGATAATGAGTATGGAATAATTATACTACAGCCTGATTTAcctttaaaagaatatatttcagAAGTCGAAGTAAGGTTGATATATTTTCAATACAGCATCTGTTGTTGTCAACGGACTCGAAAAAGTGCGGCATAACATCTCGTACAGCGTCACATGATGCACAGAAAATATGTTTCCGTACGATATTCAGAGAATTACTTGATAAAAGATTTTCTTGAACGATCGTCTTCACGTCTTCAACCATCTTCACAGAATCTGCTGATTTTCTTGTACATTCTGATTCCTTATGAATGACTAAGACAAAACAGGCAATGATAAGTAACATATTTAAAGTTGCCAAAAGCAGAAATAATTTTTTCAAGCTCCTGAAACTTTGAATTAGTTCAGGTTTGTCCATATACTGACAAGGTATCTGGTCCTGTGGCTGGAAGCCATCATCTTTCTTATCGCTTTCTTGTATTTTAATCTCACATGATCCAACATCACTGTTGCAAGTGTGATGACTACCGTTCTTTATTATCAATGGTTTTGATGACATAGTGGACCCACTCATTGCGTGTTTTACTGAAAACtgatatgtttttctttgttgctcttattgtttatataaaaatacacttaACTATCATTGCACTGAATACCTGCTGTTCTGTAATAACCCATGTCTGAACAAAAActtttcagtaaaaatatttcttatttcataaCATACTACTCGACACTATTTAAGATCCACTTTCAGTTTATCGCtttctgaaaatacaaaaaaaaagagataacGAATTTTCAGTAAATTGCATAATATTtgcaatttatatatttacatatttactaCTTCTGTAAATCATATTTTCTTGTTATAATAGTTGTGACTGAACgaaacaaaatatactaaaacgaaacgtaaattgttgtttaaaacatccatcataaaaaacaataaattggCCTATTTTAAACCCCAACGCTAACTATACCGCGTTACATCAAAAGTAAACAAAAGGTCGTTAATCGTGTGTTAATAAAGAATCTTACctgttttacatttaatattaatATATGGATCAACAATGCGGTTTAAATTCCTACTTTCAATTTCAGTTAACATACCGACtgtaattttctgaaaatcataATGAATAACCTTGCATTTGTCTTCACGGTTGTTGCACACTGTTGCTAagataaacaataaaacaaactttatattaATCAAGACCTAATGCAAATATATACTTTAAATATACCGTTATGTATGCCACAAACTGTTGCAAACGTATCCTTCAAGGCATCTAACACGTTTGCAGATGCATAAAACATTGTCTtacttgttcaaatcataacaAAAAGTACCTTGATACCCTCTGGGTCATGTTTATCTCTTCTATTAGTTTGTAAAGATAACACAAAGTGTGTGGTAGTTTCTTGTTTAAAAAGGTCATGGCGGAAAATCCGAGTATAAAAATATACCTGGTTATTATGCTAATTTTGTAAATGGCGGgaaactgttgttttttgtttttttaaggtaGCAATCTtgatattttaattcattttataacacttttttCCGCGAAATAGGAACAAATAGGAACAAAAACTTTATATAGATTAATTTCCATTGTTTCGTTTCCATGTCTTAGCACACGGGGCAAGTATATTTCGTTTTTGTATTTTCGGTCTATTATTCTGTAATCGCACCTGCAATAGGGTGCTAACTTCTAAATACTAGTAATGCGCCCACAATTTTGGACTTTCATTGCAATTTTCAACTTTATTGTAATATTTGAGTTACCACCGTTTTCGGTCAAACACTCGCATACTAAGATGTTTTGTTATGACTATTTTTATTACGAATGGTATCACTTCGTCGGATGTTTTTCTATTCTAAGTTTTCGACCTCAACAAAGACTGACACGACTACTGTGCGTCTTGTAGGAAGTTCCTCCATTCTTGATAAAGCATTTTCCTCAATTCCTCAATTATACTCTTATATAACGTACTCAGCGTGTTTGTCGGAAGAAGGAAAAGTGTACATACGGTTGTCACATCCTTGTTTGTAAGACATACTTATACCTCTTATGTTTGAAGTAAACATCTTTATTAATGTTCAAGGAACACTGTAAGGTTCGTTATttgaataatataatatataaaaattaacaataaaGTGCATTTAAACATGTAAATCTGTAACTGATATCAATAGTTCTTACTTGTTTCCAAATAATAACATTGTAACGCACAAAAGCTGAAGTAAATATCGCAGCATAATGAATTAAATActgttttagttttagtttaatcgtattttattgcatataattttcatttgtacatagatttatctat is a window from the Mercenaria mercenaria strain notata chromosome 7, MADL_Memer_1, whole genome shotgun sequence genome containing:
- the LOC123553906 gene encoding uncharacterized protein LOC123553906, whose product is MSGSTMSSKPLIIKNGSHHTCNSDVGSCEIKIQESDKKDDGFQPQDQIPCQYMDKPELIQSFRSLKKLFLLLATLNMLLIIACFVLVIHKESECTRKSADSVKMVEDVKTIVQENLLSSNSLNIVRKHIFCASCDAVRDVMPHFFESVDNNRCCIENISTLLRLLKYILLKNLNEYNSEVRNLKSSIEDLKEDTNILENALFSSNKTNVTEGTDYDIRRETVMWSTIQKNNQLINTVLNHRRSALHLSGTAGETSIHWSEEVQSGDLSYDDGGIHVRSGGKYFIYSSIHFSKKVCDGTENFGYSIDQEYSPGEFIPIARVEKHCATSRSIDTGLLAQSVLQVDLGQHGTLRIQYDRNNQEFIAKENKLHTIIVFEI